The Schistocerca americana isolate TAMUIC-IGC-003095 chromosome 9, iqSchAmer2.1, whole genome shotgun sequence genome includes the window GTTGAATGTCCAAAACCATTGAAACACTTTGTTTTTTTCCTAAGCGAGaactcaaataccagttttcgcagATGTAGCATTCAAAATGCTTCAATAGTTCTTTGTTAatgattcattttttttaaaaaaaactttcctCCACTATAATAAACCATTAGTCGTTGAATTTCCAGAAgggatgaaacatgtattttttatttcttggccggccggtgtggccgagcggttctaggcgtttcagtctggaaccgcgtgaccgctacggtcgcaggttcgaatcctgcctcgggcatagctgtgtgtcatgtcattaggttagttaggtttaagtagttctaagctctaggggactgatgacctcagatgttaagtcccgtagtactcagatccatttcaggtatttttttattttttactgacagaccaaatatcaattttcgtagttctgccgtcaaaattgccttaatagcaacgTATTTCCAGATAGCCGTTCTCGTCTATCCCAACGTCTTAGGAGAGGAATTtggaacaatcccttcttaaacgatgcctacagtataggccctatttcacccccttaagggtTGGATTTCCTCAAGCAATCAGACacgtaaatttttttctttttcttttttttctgaccgagaagccaaatactaaTTTTCAGATATTTGCAGTAGAGTTAAAAATAATTTCgaagttaaatattttcatataaCTTTTCATCCCTGTTTTACCCCCTTAGGGGATCAAtttctaaaaactttttttttatttctaaccgagaagccaactagaaattttcttaGGCTTAGCTTAAAAATGCTTTCAGGAcgacatattttcataaaacgtcctcttagggactgaatttccaaataCATTAGAacagatattttttatttctaaccgagaagtcaaacaaCAGTTTTCGTAGACGTAGCTTTCAAATTGCTTTAGTAGTACTGTAATAAAGActggttttcaaaaaaaattgacCTCCGTAGTGGCTGAGTTTCCAAACATTCTGaaacgcgtatttttttttttttttttttttttaatttctgaccgagaaaccacatATCGATTTCGCAGTTCTATCTTCACAATTGCCTTAGTAGCAATATGTTTTCAAAAACCCTTTCATCCCGTATTTCACGCCCTTTGGCGCGGaacttcgaaaaatcccttctcaaACAgtgtctacagtataagatcaacagccTCTCCAAATTCGAAGTTTCTATCAGCGATTTGAGCTGGTCCACGATGAGTCAGTCTGTCAGGACATTCCCTTTTATACCGGTTGTTCGGAAATTCCTCTTACATTCTAGAACTTATAGAGGGGAGTGAATACActatattttgaacaggaacccgatTCCGGAAACGTGCCGATTCCGTTCCacaacggtttcaattcagatgtgtaaagCGTCCACGCCTGCTGAGGGAAagggaaaagtctcagagttgtcTGTCTTGACATGCAATAGAGTGGAgaagatgacgtgtactacgtcagacggtcacctgatgtcacgtACCGTCTTCCTTGCTACGATATTTGCGAGACTCCTGTGGTGACTGAGGAAGGTCCGCtgccacgagttctggccgctgcaccagAAACTGAAGAGCCGCCAGGTGGAATGGACCATGCATGCCAGTTGCAtgccagttgctgcactacggcgggcGAAAGGAAGAAACATCCTCAGTCTCTTTTCTTCATGGACTACCTGTTGCGTCCAGCGAGCAGTCTAGATGCTCAGTGACACTGGAGACTGGATAAGGTCCGTCCAGTCAGCTGATGTAGACATGCCTAACTGGTAGTTTCAAAGAATTATGGAGTTCTGTCAGGAAATAATCGAACAAAGACAAGAGTTCAATAACTACAATCTTTAATCGTTCGTCTGGGAACTGGATAATGACTTGAGAGAAAGTACACTACTCCTGATTGCAGAATCCAATGGAGGGGAGGTACGCGGCAGACTACAACCGCGAACAGAGCAGAGGGAATACTACAAGTCCAGAACCAAGGCCTGACCTACACAGACGTCTCTCGTGGACCGCCGTCTGTACTCAACTCTCCAATGGCCTTCGCCGCCCCGTCCTTTTATCTGTGGTGCAGGCTGCTTCACCCTTCCACGTTTTCGGATCTGAACACCGCCCCGCGTGGCCTCGTGTGACCATATACGATCACCACCAACGGACTACCGTGCTTCGCGGCTCTCTACGTGGCCTCATGTGATAAATCGTGAGTCTATGTAACATTTCTAGTCAACATCCACAACAAACCAACGCCTTTCCTGTGGTTTCTCCTTTGTATTCTGTATGctttctacactgaagaaccaaagaatctggtacacctgcctaatatcgtgtaggatcgctgcgatcacgcagaagtactgcaacacgatttggcgtggactcgactaatgtctggagctgAGGCAATgagtccgtaagaatacgagggagtggagatctcttctgtacagcacgttgcaaggcatcccagatgtgttcaataatgttcatgtctgtggagttcggtgaccagcggaagtgtttaaacacagaatagtgttcctggagccactctgtagcaattggggtgtcgcgttgtcctgctggaattgtccaagtccatgagaatgcacaatgaacatgaatggatgcaggtgatcagacaggatgctaacgtacgtgtcacctgtcagggtcgtatctatacgtatcagggatcccatattactccaactgccacgccccacacctttacagaacctgcaccagcttgaacaatctcctactgacatgcagtgtccatggattcataagtttGTCTGTATACCCGTacatgagacctgagtttctcctggcgtacacAACTTTCatataacttccgggaattcagccaggtaacaccaGGCCGCCGACATtgcggcgggagaacaccccgccattttcaacgcAAActacagtttgccttgaaaatgacggggtgttctcccgccgaaatatcggcggtcgctgaaagtgttacctggctgaatacccggaagttatttgaatacccgtacacgtccatcagctcgacacaatttgaagtgggactcgtcccaccaggcaacatgtttccagtcaccaccaGTCCAATGCCGATgcccatattgatgacgtttcgtAGAATGGGTCGCAAGCTGACGCTTGTCGATGCCCCAGCATttaaattttcggaagggttgcacttctgccatgttgaacgattctcgtcagtcgtcgttggcgccgttcttgcaggatctttttccggttgcaTCGACGTCGcagttttgatgttttacgggtTTCCTAATAcccacggcacactcgtgaaatggtcgtacgagaaaatccccacttcatcgctacctctgagatgctgtgtcccatcgctcgtgtgctgactgtaacatcaatttccaactcacttaaatcttgatatcctgccattccagcagcagtaaccgatctaacaactacagcagacacttgctgtcttgtaTAGGGCGTTATcgtccacagcgccgtattctgcctgtttacgtacctctgtatttgaactaGCATgccccataccagtttctttggcgcttcagtgtagaaaactTGTTGGTCCTGGCTGCTGTTCTGTTGCCTTTAACTagctccatttttttttattttttagatatgCGGCATACTCTCAACCAGAAACTTAGACAGTGCGTCGATTACATGATGGATGGAAATAACGACTACagagttaaatatcaaataattgtttatttcataattatgatgtgattttcaatttttttttttttacatttatgattTCCTTGCGAACAATGAGGGTGCATATAGCGTGTCGTTGCGAAGTTGATGATGTCGCGTGCCCAGTAGTGCTGGGGGTGGGGGGCGGTGTAGTGGTGCGTCTGATTTTAGTGGTGACCGTAGCCGTAGCCGTAGCTACCCAGGCTGTAGCCTCCCAGGCCGCCGTAGTGGCCCAGGCTCAGACTGGGGGCGGCGTAGCTGATGGCGGGGGCGGCAGCCACCTTGGcgatggcgggggcggcgtagCTGATGGCCGGCGCGGCGGCGTAGCTCACTGCGGGGGCGGCGGCGTAGCTCACTGCGGGGGCGGCGGCGTAGCTCACCGCGGGGGCGGCGGCGTAGCTCACCGCGGGGGCGGCGACAGCGGCCACCTTGGCGACGGCGGGGGCGACGGCTACTGCGGGGGCGGCGGCCACTGCGGGGGCGTAGTGCGTCGTGGAGTAGCTGACGCGGGACACGCTGGAgacggctgcgggggcggcggcgacggCCACCTTAGccacggcgggggcggcgtagctgacggcgggggcggcggcgatggcgggggcggcgtagCTGACAGCAGGGGCGGCGGcgatggcgggggcggcgtagCTCACCTGCGGGCGTCACCACAAATCAGTCAGCAACACTGGCTTCTAATAAACACTGCTGTTGTACTGTACCAGCAACCACATGGCACATTTTACACGAGAGCGACAATTAGCCTGGGATACACAAAGGTATTGTTTCACTGCTTTTGCTGTGTAAGGCCGTTTCACAACGGGCCACAGGCAAGGGACAGCGCTTCTCGTTGAATCGCAGGAATAGATTTCACATTTATTGCATGATTCTCTTAGAGTTCAGGAAATGAATGTCTGCGATGGTGTTAAAGTGTCCTTTTTTAAAAAGATTTGTTCCTGTTTCTCTATTAATTTGGTTCTTTACAACGTTACATTTCAAAGTTCGTTGCGCTGCACCAGAGAAATGCCCAAAATTTTGAAGCTCCATTTGCACATCGCCTGATTTTAAACACTTAACATGCCCTAGAATTTTGTAAGTCACTTATTTGTTCAATTATTAGTCTAGTTGATCATATTATTGATTCTAATGTTAGAAACACCTCAggatttattgattggcgactccatggagtgtcctgtgcaccacgaccagattttctgttttatactctctgatcgttatgtgcaaaaatttttaacttctagcactgaggatggtcactaagtgaccgaaaatcgattttgcggttaataaaacaaaaaaatacgaccaatgctgtctctccttctaagtataCCTCAGGCTCTGTTCTTGGTAATTGTCATACTTCACTCGGCTGCCACCTGTACTCAGTATACGTACAGCTGTCACTATCACATTGTCGACAATGCTTATTACGGTCTGGTCTTCAGCAAAAGGTGCAGTTGTAAAATTTACATTGTTGAGTAAGAGTCTCGTTTTCAGTTTTGAACCTACTTTTGTGATCGCGTCAGTATAAAAATCGAAAAGTGTGCGATACACTCGTGCGTGGACATACTCGTGTGACCGAGTGAGGTGGTTGGTAGTTAGACACAGTGgctccgcattcgggaggacgactgttcgaaTCCCCGTCTGGTCATCCTGATGTCAGTTTTACGCCCTTTCCCTAAATTTCTAAAGACAAAATTCTGGGATGGTTTCCTTGAAAACGGTACAGTACCGATTTCTTTCCCCTTCCTTCCACAATCCGACTTTACGCTCTATCCCTAATGACATAACTGTTGACAGTCCGTTTAAAtacagccttccttctttcctgtcACTTGTGTGATTCGTTGGACAGTGTTCGCTTCGATTGATTCAACTTTCAGAGAATGAATTTTTATCTTGTCATTCACATACATGGACTGAACAGATGCTTGAGTTTCGTATTgctctgtgtcgtgtgtgtgtgtgtgtgtgtgtgtgtgtgtgtgtgtgtgtgtgtgtttagggcaTTTTTATACAGTTAGAATATAAGTTTTATTTCTCGTCACTTTTATCCACATTCGTCTCATACAATTTTACTATGGGCTTTAAAGACCTTGCAGTCATGGACTCAAACgtatcatcaatatcatcatcatcatcgtcgtctcaTCAGTGCTTTGAAATTCCTAATTTTTTTTTGAGAGTAAGTATTGTTTCGCCAGGCCAGATTCTTCTTGTAGTGTATGAACACATGTTAAATGTCTCGTAGGGCGTTTTGCAGTTGCGTGCATGAATGAAATCTTCACGGATTTCAAGCTGCGAACAGTACTCGAGCTTTCGACAGCTGTCTCCACCATCGTCATCAGAAGTAAAATCCGGACCTGCTATGAACTGCTTCTCTTGCGTGCGACACTGCACCCTCTTTGGAAGGATCCAGGCGCTGCTGTCCTGCCTACGTAAGCGGAACCTCATATCAGCCGCGGCAGAAAGTAGTTTtcactcctgatgacgatggcgaAGACATCGAAAGTGGGAGTGTTTTATTCGAACTGACCGGGCCTGGTAACCGAGAAGGTGTTTTTCGGACATATAAGACGGATAAATTAAGCTTTCTTCTTGTTTTCACTTATTTGTGTAAGTCTAAAAATACTGTCTGAATATAATCTTCTCATTCTGAATCCATGCTAGGCGTATGAAATTCGTATGTACAGTTTTCAAAGGTGTTCCATTCATGCAACTACAAGGGCTAGAGCTGTACGGAAATAAAAGGATGTACCAAATTACAATAGACGTGGAAGATGTTATCAGACGGGTGGAAAGACTGATGAGTTAATGTTGGTATTCAGTTTCTACTTTGAAGTTTCAAGTAATCGTGACCGCCACACATGAGAGATGGGTGTCAGGTGCTACTCACTGCAGGTGCCGCGTACGAGATGGCGGGCGCCGCTGCGGCGATCCCGATTCCGTGACCGAATCCTCCGTAGCCGTAACCTCCGTAGCCTCCGTATCCCAGACCCAGCAGGCCTCTCTTCTCCTGCTTCTTCTCCTCCTCAGCGCAGGCGAtggccgcgagggcgacgacgaaAATGGCCTGTGGACAGAAGAAGGATCAGTCTGCGTAGTGGGTACAGAGGCAGAGGGCCAGAATACAATGTTGCTTACAAAAATAAATATccaatttcacacatttttttttcactgaagaTAAACTGGATGAAAGAAACCTACATGGGGCATACAGAGGGAGGCAGGAAGTCTCAAAGTCTACAAACCTTACCAACTTATattctgatgagccaaaacattatagacccccccccaccccccgacccTTAATaacagggcaacggccttgccgcagtgggtacaccggttaccgtcagatcacagaagttaagcgctgtcgggcgtggccggcactttgaCGGGTGACCATcttggccgccatgcgctgttgccattttttggggtgcactcagcctcgtgatgccaattgaggagctactcgaccgaatagtagcggctccggtcataacgaccgggagagcggtgtgctaaccacacgcccctcctactcgcatcctcaactgaggatgacgcggcggtcggatgatcccgatgggccacttgtggcttgaagacggagtgcttagtgCCTTAGTAACGCATTTGTCTAGGTTTGGAAAGCAGTGTAGCAGGGATTCTGCATGACATGCACTAGTCTTGGCAGCTTTCCACAACTATGGTGTCACTACGATATTACTGGCAGCTACGATATTACTGGCAGCTGCACTGAGATCTCGAAGTGTCAGGCGTTGTTTACCAATGACACCATACTACAGCCAACAGAGATTTTCGtggtgaaatggttgaaatggctctgagcactatgggacttaacatctgaggtcatcagtcccctagaacttagaactatttaaacctaactaacctaaggacatcacacacatccatccccgaggcaggattcgaacctgcgaccgtagcggtcacgcggttccttactcaagcgcctagaaccgcacggccacaccggccggcttttccgtGGTGAAGAGCCAGCGTTTACTGGTATATCGAGTGACATTTTGTGTTGGACCCAGACGAGTCTCGCTTCTGTGGCGGTCAGAACGATGCCAGCGTGTCCGTACACGATCTGGTAAAACGCCACACGAGGTAGCGATTTTTGAGACgcgtgtccgcccccggtacctgagtggtcagcgcgacagactgtcaatccaaagggcccgggttcgattcccggctgggtcggagattttctccgctcagggactgggtgttgtgttgtcctgatcatcattatttcatccccatcgacgcgcaagtcgccgaagtggtgtcaaatcgaaagacttgcaccaggtgaacggtctacccgacgggaggccctcgtcacacgacatttcatttcatttgagacacgTATCTGTCGAACTCCTGGAATTGTAGGGAGAGCTGTTGCATGCGACGACAGGACTGTCATGGTAATTGTTGCGAGAAGGCAGAATTCTCGCCAGTACATAGTAAGAATGGTTAACGCTGTTTTCCAGAGTAATAAATgacacttttcagcaggataatgcaagacccaaTATTTCAATTCTCGCCGAAAATGCCTTGAGGAATGTACGGATCCTGGAATAGCCTGTCAAGTCAGCTGATTTGCCACTCATATATCAACATCTACATGTACGTCTATACCCCACAAGCCGCCTTACGTTGTGTGACGGAGGTTACTTTGGGTCCCACTGAGACTTCCCAACTTTCCTGTTGCAGTAGggaatggctcgcgggaagaacgattcctGGCAAGACACTGTGTGTGCTGGAATCTGTCTGATTTCGCCTTCACGGCcttttagcgagatatacgtaagaggaagtAATGTACTGGTCTTGTCTACTAGGAACATACGCTCCCGGAATTTTGACAGTAAAGCACACGGCGATCTAGGACTCGTCTCTTGCACTGGAGGTGGCTGAGCCTCTCCATGAAGATTTCATGCGAAGATCGTGTCCCAGAGTACGTACACTTTTGTCCCAGACTCCAGCCAGCAGTCATCAACTGCTGATACGGCACGTGTTTCAGAAGTAGCATGAAACGCTTCAAGATATCATTCGGACTGTGTGCTTCGTGCTAGTGTGGGTCACGTCTTATACTAGTGTTGTCGGTGCTGATCAGTTCCAGGATGAACTGAAAGTTCAGTCATTTAGTACTCGTTCTGTGTCTAATATCTCCGAAAAGTTTGGTAAGTATTAGTCTGGTGCTACATGACGTATACTTCAAACTGCCGTGAACGTGTCTCTGCGGTAAATGGCCAGGAAGTGAGTATAGGCAACCCGTGATCTGACGTGAACGTTTCAGTCGGTACTAATTCCTGATTGACCAGTACGTGCGACGCACGAGGTTCGAACTGATTCTGTCTCTTAACATGCTACTGGCTCCCGCTCCAACGTTAGTGGTGCTACGTGGGAAATCCGTGGTCTCTCCAAGATGGAGTTACGCATATTAAATTGTTCATCAGATATCATCGAATCCTTTTATTCTTTTAAACACTATAGTTGATACGTTTGTATGttagaggaaatggatagagaaatCAGTCGAGTGCAAGGAGTAACATTCAGCTATATATACAATCTGCAAACCacaattaagtgcatggcagagggtagttCGGACTGCGGCACGTATTAGAATTACTTACCGTCCCATTAGCCTAAGGAGTGCGGAAAGAACGATTCCTTAAACAGTTCCGTGCGTGGTGCAGTTAAGTTTGTCATAGTGAGGGACATGTAGGGAGCtgtggtatattcctagattcttcacttaatgctGGTTCTTCAAACTTTTTAAGTAGGCTTTCGCGGGAGTCCGAAGCGCTCGATAAAATCTCGTGAGGATGCACTTCTGTTGACTGTGTTGGTCAGTGAACTGTTTTGGTACCCACCTCTCACGCAGTTCCCGGAAACATAGTGTTTCAGTAATGGTTTCATACAGTTTCCAGCGTCTGTCATACACCTGTGCACCTCCGTGACCCTGTCGCTtcggccagacaaacttgtgaccattcgtgctgtcctttctGTAGGaacaatattccctgttagtccatTTTGATATGGTTTCCTCACATTTGAGCAGTATTCCGGGATGAGTTGCACGATTGTTCCTAGACTGActccattttcccagtatcctcccaatgaatctaagtctgccacctgctttcccTGCGACTGGAACTTTGTTATTATTCTGTGACGTAGTTGGTAAGGTGGGATGTTCCacgaggctttttgtggatgatgctatttTATACACACGAGTACAAGGCTAGAGAATCGTATCGAAACGTAGGACGACCTGCGCGGATCGACGCTTGGTGTATGAATTGGCACATGACTCCCAGAGTAAAGAAATTtaacgtgaaacttcctggtagattaaaactgtgttccggaccgagactcgaactcgggacctttgcctttcgcgggcaagtgctctatcatctgagctacccaagcacgactcacgcctcgccctcacagcttcatttctgccagtacctcgtctcctactttccaaacttgacagaagctctcctgcgaaccttgcagaactagcactcctggaagaaaggatatagcggagacatggcttaaccacagtctgggggatgtttccagaatggaaatTTAACGTATTGCGCGTGAATAGACAGAAAAACACGTAATGTTTGTGATTACCTGAttccagaacaatcactggaagcagtcatagCCACAAAATATGGAGGAGCGGTTCAAAGTGGAACGACCGCAAAAAAATTAATCACATCTAAGGTAGATATCAGATTGAGGATTCGTTGGGGGCATTCTCAGGAAGTGTAGCCCCACCTACCAATGAGGTAGCTTACAAAAGTCTCGTTCGACTGATAGCTTGATATTGCTCGTCAGCCTGCGATCCGTACCACACAGGACTGATAAAGGAAAACAGAGAATATCCAAaaaaagagcagcgcgtttcgttacaggttcacctTGGAAGCGCCAAAAGTGTTAAGGAGATGTTCAGCGAACTCCAGTGGcaaacactgcaagagaggcattctgcatcatggTTAAAGTTGCGATCCTAGAAGAGTCTACAgatacactgaccgaaaaaaacaactgcaacaccaagaaggagttgtgccacataaacgaaagctggtaggcgtctTTCTACTCTGAAAAATTGTATCTATTCAAATCACGCACAAGTCGCATAAGGGTGACGATAGTAACGGCACTTTAAGGATGCAAATATGGTTTGCTTTAAATAGTCGCTGTAAACgtgacctttgagactggacgtggtgagttaatttttatttattgatttatttattgttccgtggaacctaattaaggagaaatctccatggtcatggaacgagtcaatacatgaaattatagcacgatagtagaaacagatataatgaaatataaaaaacatattcaggcgacaagtcgtaagtttaaataaaaaatcaacaatgtaacactggaatttgcttaattttttagctcttctaggagctcctcgacagaatagaaggagtgagccatgaggaaactcttcagtttggacacaaaagactttgggctactgctaagatttttgagttcttgtggtagcttattgaaaatggatgcagcagaatactgcactcctttctgcacaagagtcaaggaagtgcattccacatacagatttgatttctgccttgtattaactgggtgaaagctgctaactcttgggaataggctaatattgctaacaacaaacgacattaaagaaaatatatactgtgagggcaatgtcagaattcccagactattgaataggggtcgacaagaggttctcgaacttacaccacaatagctcgaacagcccgtttttgagccaaaaataccctttttgaatcagaagaattaccccaaaaaataataccatacgacataaccgtatgaaaatatgcgaagtagactacttttcgtgttgaagtgtcacttatttcagatactgttctaatggtaaataaagcagcatttagtttctgaccaagaccctggacatgggctttccacaacagcttactatctatccgaacggctaggaacttgaactgttcagtctcgcttataatatgcccattttgtctgatcaaaatatcggttcttgttgaattgtgagttagaaactgtaaaaactgagtccacaagccacgaacttatttcatgaactacattatttgattttcaatattacacacaagatccttcactaccaagctggtgtcatcagcaaacagaaatatttttgaatcacctttaATACCAGAagacatatcatttacataaataagaaacagcagtggccccagcactgacccttggggaacgccccacttgacagtgccccattgcgactgaacatcactaccactctcaatattgcggagaattaccttctgctttctgttcttaaacta containing:
- the LOC124551310 gene encoding cuticle protein 16.5-like encodes the protein MKVLAIFVVALAAIACAEEEKKQEKRGLLGLGYGGYGGYGYGGFGHGIGIAAAAPAISYAAPAVSYAAPAIAAAPAVSYAAPAIAAAPAVSYAAPAVAKVAVAAAPAAVSSVSRVSYSTTHYAPAVAAAPAVAVAPAVAKVAAVAAPAVSYAAAPAVSYAAAPAVSYAAAPAVSYAAAPAISYAAPAIAKVAAAPAISYAAPSLSLGHYGGLGGYSLGSYGYGYGHH